In one window of Paracoccus saliphilus DNA:
- a CDS encoding dihydrodipicolinate synthase family protein, translating to MTKELDQALTGISGILVTPYDADGEIAPDRLPPIIDRALAAGMHIPVVNGNTGEFYALTTGEAITMVREVAAMIAGRAPLLAGVGRGIRDACALAKASAEAGAAALMVHQPPDPFVSPRGTVDYIKAISDAGDGLPIMLYLRNDAIGTQAIADLCALPGVRGVKWATPNPLKLAAAKAACDPSIVWVGGLAEIWAPAFYAVGARGFTSGLINIWPERSLAIHAALEAGDYAQANNLIAGMKPFEDIRAEELNGTNVTGVKAALQATGHDCGPTRPPSAWPLTTAQQAKMSEFLATAGLT from the coding sequence ATGACCAAGGAACTCGACCAGGCCCTCACCGGCATTTCCGGCATTCTCGTGACCCCCTATGACGCGGATGGAGAGATCGCGCCGGATCGCCTGCCCCCGATCATCGACCGGGCACTTGCGGCGGGGATGCATATCCCGGTGGTCAATGGCAATACCGGCGAATTCTACGCCCTGACCACCGGGGAAGCCATCACCATGGTCCGCGAGGTCGCAGCGATGATCGCCGGACGCGCACCGCTTCTGGCCGGGGTGGGCCGCGGCATCCGCGACGCCTGTGCCCTGGCAAAAGCCTCGGCCGAGGCCGGCGCGGCGGCGCTGATGGTCCATCAGCCGCCCGATCCCTTCGTGTCACCACGTGGGACGGTGGACTATATCAAGGCGATCAGCGATGCGGGCGACGGGCTGCCGATCATGCTCTATCTGCGCAACGACGCCATTGGCACGCAGGCCATCGCCGATCTCTGCGCCCTGCCCGGCGTCAGGGGCGTCAAATGGGCCACCCCGAATCCGCTGAAACTGGCGGCGGCCAAGGCGGCCTGCGATCCCTCGATAGTTTGGGTCGGCGGGCTGGCCGAGATCTGGGCCCCCGCCTTCTATGCGGTCGGGGCGCGGGGCTTCACCTCGGGGTTGATCAATATCTGGCCCGAACGCTCGCTGGCCATCCATGCCGCGCTGGAGGCCGGAGACTACGCGCAGGCCAACAACCTCATCGCCGGGATGAAACCCTTCGAGGATATCCGCGCCGAGGAACTGAACGGCACCAATGTAACCGGCGTCAAGGCCGCGCTGCAGGCGACCGGCCATGATTGCGGCCCCACCCGCCCGCCTTCCGCTTGGCCCCTGACCACGGCGCAGCAGGCGAAAATGTCCGAATTCCTCGCCACCGCAGGCCTGACATGA
- the gcvP gene encoding aminomethyl-transferring glycine dehydrogenase translates to MTRWNPTDYNPDDFANRRHIGPSPAEMAEMLKAVGADSLDTLIDQTVPKVIRQAQPLDWPALSEAALLARMEEVAAKNKVMTSLIGQGYYGTVTPPAIQRNILENPAWYTAYTPYQPEIAQGRLEALLNFQTMVADLTGLPIANASLLDEATAAAEAMAMAKRQSKSKANGFFISENLHPQTIAVIETRAAPLGIKVIRGKPEELDPTQVFGAIFQYPGTYGSIRDLSADCAALHEAGALAILATDLLALCLLKEPGAMGADIAVGSAQRFGVPMGYGGPHAAFMSCRDELKRAMPGRIVGVSVDASGNQAYRLSLQTREQHIRREKATSNVCTAQALLAVMASFYAVFHGPEGLRAIAQRVHLNAVTVANALRAAGAEVEPDAFFDTITVRVGVGQAGIIAAAEQRGINLRKVGHDRVGISIDETSDDGVITRLLDAFGIGEAAEPATAPAIPWELLRESDYLTHPVFHMNRAESEMMRYMRRLSDRDLALDRAMIPLGSCTMKLNAAAEMMPITWPEFGALHPFAPRHQAAGYAEAIADLDKKLCEITGYDAFSMQPNSGAQGEYAGLLTIQAYHRANDDDQRNICLIPMSAHGTNPASAQMAGMKVVVVKSAPNGDIDLEDFADKAAKAGDKLAAIMITYPSTHGVFEDTVREVCKITHDHGGQVYIDGANMNALVGLVKPGEIGGDVSHLNLHKTFAIPHGGGGPGMGPIGVKAHLAPHLPGDPREDVSGAVSAAPFGSASILLISWAYCLMMGGEGLTQATRVAILNANYIASRLSAAYPILFMGNRGRVAHECILDTRPFAEHGVTVDDIAKRLIDNGFHAPTMSWPVSGTLMVEPTESETKAEIDRFITAMLAIRDEITEVAEGRIAVESSPLRHAPHTVEDLVAEWDRPYSREQGCFPPGAFRVDKYWPPVGRVDNVFGDRNLVCTCPPLESYAAE, encoded by the coding sequence ATGACCCGTTGGAACCCAACCGACTATAATCCTGACGATTTCGCGAACCGCCGTCATATCGGTCCGTCTCCGGCCGAGATGGCGGAAATGCTGAAGGCGGTGGGGGCCGACAGTCTGGACACGCTGATAGATCAGACCGTGCCAAAGGTGATCCGACAGGCGCAGCCGCTGGACTGGCCCGCCCTGTCCGAAGCTGCATTATTGGCCCGGATGGAAGAAGTCGCGGCGAAGAACAAGGTCATGACCAGCCTGATCGGGCAAGGCTATTACGGGACTGTCACGCCTCCGGCTATCCAGCGGAATATCTTGGAGAATCCCGCCTGGTACACGGCCTATACACCCTATCAGCCCGAGATCGCGCAAGGGCGGCTCGAGGCATTGCTGAATTTTCAGACCATGGTGGCCGATCTGACCGGCCTGCCCATCGCCAATGCCAGCCTGCTGGATGAGGCGACGGCAGCAGCCGAGGCGATGGCGATGGCCAAGCGGCAGTCGAAATCCAAGGCCAATGGGTTCTTTATCAGTGAAAACCTGCATCCGCAGACCATTGCCGTGATCGAAACGCGGGCGGCTCCGCTGGGGATCAAGGTGATCCGGGGCAAACCAGAGGAACTCGATCCCACTCAGGTCTTCGGGGCGATCTTCCAGTATCCGGGGACCTACGGCTCTATTCGCGACCTGTCCGCAGACTGCGCCGCCCTGCATGAAGCGGGCGCGCTGGCCATCCTTGCCACCGATCTGTTGGCGCTATGTCTGCTGAAAGAGCCGGGAGCAATGGGGGCCGATATCGCCGTTGGTTCCGCTCAGCGCTTCGGCGTGCCGATGGGCTATGGCGGTCCGCACGCGGCCTTCATGTCCTGCCGGGACGAGTTGAAACGGGCGATGCCGGGCCGGATCGTAGGCGTCTCCGTCGATGCGTCAGGCAACCAGGCTTACCGGCTGTCGCTGCAGACCCGCGAACAGCATATCCGGCGCGAGAAGGCGACCTCGAATGTCTGTACGGCGCAGGCATTGCTGGCCGTGATGGCGTCCTTCTACGCGGTATTCCACGGACCAGAAGGGCTGCGCGCGATTGCGCAGCGTGTGCATCTGAACGCGGTGACGGTGGCGAATGCGCTGCGTGCCGCCGGGGCCGAGGTTGAGCCCGATGCCTTTTTCGATACGATTACTGTCCGGGTCGGCGTGGGGCAGGCGGGGATCATCGCTGCCGCCGAGCAGCGTGGGATCAACCTGCGCAAGGTTGGCCATGACCGCGTCGGGATCTCGATCGACGAGACCAGTGACGACGGGGTCATCACGCGCCTGCTGGACGCTTTCGGGATCGGGGAGGCCGCAGAACCGGCAACTGCCCCCGCGATCCCTTGGGAATTGCTGCGGGAAAGCGATTACCTGACCCATCCGGTCTTTCACATGAACCGTGCCGAATCCGAGATGATGCGGTATATGCGCCGCCTTTCGGACCGGGACCTGGCGCTGGACCGGGCGATGATTCCGCTTGGTTCCTGCACGATGAAGCTGAACGCAGCGGCCGAGATGATGCCGATCACATGGCCGGAATTCGGAGCCCTGCATCCCTTCGCGCCGCGCCATCAGGCTGCGGGCTATGCCGAGGCCATCGCCGATCTGGACAAGAAGCTCTGCGAAATCACTGGATATGACGCCTTCTCCATGCAGCCCAATAGCGGGGCGCAGGGCGAATATGCCGGGCTGTTGACCATTCAGGCCTATCACCGCGCAAATGACGACGATCAGCGCAATATCTGCCTGATCCCGATGAGCGCGCATGGCACCAACCCGGCCTCGGCTCAGATGGCCGGGATGAAGGTCGTGGTGGTCAAGTCCGCGCCCAATGGCGATATCGACCTTGAGGACTTTGCCGACAAGGCCGCGAAAGCAGGGGACAAACTTGCGGCGATCATGATCACCTATCCTTCAACTCATGGCGTCTTCGAGGATACCGTTCGCGAGGTCTGCAAGATCACCCATGACCATGGCGGGCAGGTCTATATCGACGGCGCGAACATGAATGCGCTGGTTGGCCTGGTGAAGCCCGGAGAGATCGGCGGCGATGTCAGCCATCTGAATTTGCACAAGACTTTCGCCATTCCGCATGGCGGCGGCGGTCCCGGCATGGGTCCCATCGGCGTCAAGGCACATCTGGCGCCACATCTGCCGGGCGACCCGCGCGAAGACGTCTCGGGGGCGGTCAGTGCCGCGCCATTTGGCAGCGCCTCGATCCTGCTGATTTCATGGGCCTATTGCCTGATGATGGGCGGAGAAGGGCTGACGCAGGCGACAAGGGTGGCGATCCTGAACGCGAATTACATCGCCAGCCGACTCTCGGCGGCTTATCCGATCCTGTTCATGGGCAACCGGGGACGGGTTGCGCATGAATGCATTCTGGATACCCGCCCCTTTGCCGAACATGGGGTGACCGTGGACGATATCGCCAAACGATTGATCGATAACGGTTTCCATGCTCCGACAATGAGTTGGCCCGTGTCGGGAACGCTGATGGTCGAGCCGACAGAAAGCGAAACCAAGGCTGAGATTGACCGCTTCATCACGGCCATGCTGGCGATCCGGGACGAGATCACCGAGGTGGCCGAAGGCCGAATCGCCGTTGAATCCAGCCCGCTGCGGCACGCCCCCCACACGGTCGAGGACCTGGTCGCCGAATGGGACCGGCCCTATAGTCGCGAGCAAGGCTGTTTTCCGCCCGGAGCATTCCGCGTGGACAAATACTGGCCTCCGGTCGGGCGGGTGGACAATGTCTTTGGCGACCGGAACCTAGTCTGCACCTGTCCGCCGCTCGAAAGCTACGCGGCGGAATAG
- a CDS encoding SDR family oxidoreductase, which translates to MNTPRHIIVTGASSGIGRSTARLFLDKGWKVGLIGRRSDALKETAGDHDGALPLPCDVTDEDQVNAAFHAAAAQWGRIDALFNNAGAGLKSVLIDEMTLEKWRGVIDVNITGMFLCARAAFAQMRRQDPRGGRIINNGSISAHAPRPGSIAYTASKHAVTGMTRSLSLDGRPFGIACGQIDIGNALSEMTASQTQGVPQADGSVRPEPTMDTAEVARSVLHMASLPAEANVQFMTVMATNMPFVGRG; encoded by the coding sequence ATGAATACACCCCGCCATATCATCGTCACCGGCGCGTCAAGCGGCATCGGGCGCAGCACGGCCCGGCTGTTCCTCGACAAGGGCTGGAAGGTCGGACTGATCGGACGCCGCTCCGATGCGCTCAAGGAAACCGCAGGGGATCACGACGGCGCGCTCCCCCTGCCCTGCGACGTCACCGATGAGGATCAGGTAAACGCCGCCTTTCATGCCGCCGCCGCGCAATGGGGACGGATCGACGCGCTGTTCAACAATGCCGGGGCCGGGCTGAAATCCGTCCTGATCGACGAGATGACGCTGGAGAAATGGCGCGGGGTCATCGATGTGAATATCACCGGGATGTTCCTCTGCGCCCGCGCCGCCTTCGCGCAGATGCGGCGGCAGGATCCGCGGGGCGGCAGGATCATCAATAACGGCTCGATCTCGGCCCATGCGCCGCGTCCGGGATCGATCGCCTATACCGCCTCGAAACACGCGGTGACGGGCATGACCCGCAGCCTGTCTCTGGATGGCCGCCCCTTCGGCATCGCCTGCGGACAGATCGATATCGGCAACGCGTTGAGCGAAATGACCGCCAGCCAGACACAGGGTGTGCCGCAGGCCGATGGATCGGTCCGGCCCGAGCCCACGATGGATACCGCCGAGGTCGCCCGCTCGGTCCTGCATATGGCCAGCCTGCCCGCCGAGGCGAATGTCCAGTTCATGACCGTCATGGCAACCAATATGCCCTTTGTCGGACGAGGCTGA
- the araD gene encoding L-arabinonate dehydratase, with the protein MGDRVKTAADLRSARWFAPDDLRSFGHRSRLMQLGYAEEDFRDKPVIGILNTWSELNSCHAHFRERAQDVKRGVFQAGGFAVELPSLSVDESFTKPTSMLYRNMLAMETEEMIRSHPLDGVVLMGGCDKTTPGLVMGAISAGVPMIYLPAGPMLRGHYAGKILGSGSDAWKYWDERRAGNISDEEWLGVQGGIARSAGTCMTMGTASTMTAITDAMGLTLPGASSIPAVDSGHQRMGAACGRRIVEMVWEDLTPDRIITDASVRNAAIVAMATGCSTNAVVHLIAMARRAGINLNLDDLDDLGRVTPLIANVRPSGKDYLMEDFFYAGGLRALMKQIEDRLDGSALTVTGRSLSDNLEGAEVYNDDVIRPLSNPVYQEGSLAVLRGNLSPDGAIIKPAACDPKFHVHEGPALVFDSYPEMKKAVDDENLEITPDHVMVLRNAGPQGGPGFPEWGMLPIPKALIKQGHRDMLRISDARMSGTSYGACVLHVAPESYVGGPLALLKTGDTVRLDLPARRLDMLVDEDELARRRAEWTPPEPRYQRGYGYMFQRHVTQADQGCDFDFLEADFGNAAGEPDIF; encoded by the coding sequence ATGGGAGACAGAGTCAAAACCGCAGCCGATCTGCGTTCCGCACGTTGGTTCGCGCCGGATGATCTGCGCAGTTTCGGGCATCGCTCGCGGCTGATGCAGCTTGGCTATGCCGAAGAGGATTTTCGCGACAAACCCGTCATAGGCATTCTCAATACCTGGTCGGAGCTCAACAGCTGTCATGCCCATTTCCGCGAGCGCGCGCAGGATGTGAAACGCGGCGTATTCCAGGCAGGCGGCTTTGCAGTCGAACTGCCCTCGCTCTCGGTCGATGAAAGCTTCACCAAGCCGACCTCGATGCTCTATCGCAACATGCTGGCGATGGAGACCGAGGAAATGATCCGCTCGCACCCGCTGGACGGCGTGGTGCTGATGGGCGGCTGCGACAAGACCACGCCGGGGCTGGTGATGGGCGCGATCTCGGCCGGGGTGCCGATGATCTACCTGCCCGCCGGTCCGATGCTGCGCGGCCATTACGCCGGCAAGATCCTCGGCTCGGGGTCGGATGCGTGGAAATACTGGGACGAGCGCCGCGCCGGGAATATCAGCGACGAGGAATGGCTTGGCGTGCAGGGCGGCATCGCACGCTCTGCGGGCACCTGCATGACCATGGGCACCGCCTCGACCATGACGGCGATCACCGATGCGATGGGTCTGACCCTGCCCGGCGCATCCTCTATCCCGGCAGTGGATAGCGGCCATCAGCGCATGGGCGCAGCCTGCGGGCGGCGCATCGTCGAGATGGTGTGGGAGGATCTCACCCCCGACCGGATCATCACCGATGCATCCGTGCGCAACGCCGCCATCGTCGCCATGGCCACCGGCTGTTCGACCAATGCCGTCGTGCACCTGATCGCCATGGCCCGTCGCGCGGGCATCAACCTGAACCTGGACGATCTGGACGATTTGGGCCGGGTGACACCGCTGATCGCCAATGTCCGGCCTTCGGGCAAGGATTACCTGATGGAGGATTTCTTCTATGCGGGCGGGTTGCGCGCGTTGATGAAGCAGATCGAGGACCGGCTGGACGGCAGCGCCCTGACCGTCACCGGACGCAGCCTGTCCGACAACCTGGAAGGGGCCGAGGTCTATAATGACGATGTGATCCGCCCCCTGTCGAACCCGGTTTACCAAGAGGGCTCGCTTGCCGTACTGCGCGGAAACCTGTCCCCCGACGGCGCGATCATCAAGCCCGCCGCCTGTGATCCCAAATTCCATGTCCATGAAGGCCCGGCACTGGTGTTCGACAGCTATCCCGAGATGAAAAAGGCGGTCGATGACGAAAACCTCGAGATAACCCCGGATCACGTGATGGTGCTGCGCAATGCGGGGCCACAGGGCGGACCGGGCTTCCCGGAATGGGGAATGCTGCCGATCCCCAAGGCGCTGATCAAGCAGGGCCATCGCGACATGCTGCGGATTTCCGATGCCCGCATGTCCGGCACGTCATATGGGGCCTGCGTGCTGCATGTCGCCCCCGAAAGCTATGTCGGCGGCCCTCTGGCACTGCTGAAAACCGGCGATACCGTGCGGCTGGATCTGCCCGCGCGCCGGCTGGACATGCTCGTGGACGAAGATGAGCTTGCCCGCCGCCGCGCCGAATGGACCCCGCCCGAACCCCGCTATCAGCGCGGCTATGGCTATATGTTCCAACGCCATGTCACGCAGGCGGATCAGGGCTGCGATTTCGACTTCCTCGAAGCCGATTTCGGGAACGCCGCCGGCGAACCGGATATTTTCTGA
- a CDS encoding ribonuclease activity regulator RraA, whose protein sequence is MDQEIRDKLKSVSVATLATALFKRGLRHQVIQGVHPIGHKGANMVGPAFTLRYMPAREDRNQLAEFRNPDHPQRVAIETCPEGHVLVMDSRKDARAASAGDILLTRLMKRGGAGAVTDGGFRDADTIGKLDMPVYHQRPSSPTNLTLHEAIELNVPIGCGDAPVFPGDIIVGDADCVIVIPAHLAGEVADEAVEMSAYEDFVIERVRDGEGIIGLYPCTRDEHRAAFEKWRQENGR, encoded by the coding sequence ATGGACCAGGAAATTCGCGACAAGCTGAAAAGCGTCTCGGTGGCGACACTGGCCACCGCGCTGTTCAAGCGCGGGCTGCGTCACCAGGTGATCCAGGGCGTGCACCCCATCGGGCACAAGGGTGCCAACATGGTCGGCCCCGCCTTCACCCTGCGCTACATGCCCGCGCGCGAGGACCGCAATCAACTGGCCGAGTTCCGCAACCCCGACCATCCGCAGCGCGTCGCCATCGAAACCTGTCCCGAAGGCCATGTGCTGGTCATGGACAGCCGCAAGGATGCCCGCGCCGCCTCGGCAGGCGATATCCTGTTGACCCGGCTGATGAAGCGCGGAGGCGCGGGGGCGGTCACCGATGGCGGCTTCCGCGATGCCGACACCATCGGCAAGCTGGACATGCCGGTCTATCACCAGCGGCCCTCGAGCCCGACCAACCTCACCCTGCACGAAGCCATCGAACTGAACGTGCCCATCGGCTGCGGCGATGCCCCGGTCTTTCCCGGCGACATCATCGTGGGCGACGCCGATTGCGTCATCGTGATCCCGGCGCATCTGGCGGGCGAGGTCGCCGACGAGGCGGTCGAGATGAGCGCCTACGAGGATTTCGTGATCGAGCGGGTGCGCGACGGCGAAGGCATCATCGGCCTCTATCCCTGCACGCGGGACGAACATCGCGCGGCATTCGAGAAGTGGCGGCAAGAAAACGGGCGCTGA
- the gcvH gene encoding glycine cleavage system protein GcvH, producing the protein MKYTDDHEWLRAEGDEIIVGITKHASEQLGDVVFIELPEEGREVEAGEEIVVIESVKAASDITAPVAGVITSVNRDLADNPGNVNEDPMVAWFFRIKPTEDGVLDGFMDEAAYNDLVG; encoded by the coding sequence CTGAAATATACCGATGACCACGAATGGCTGCGCGCCGAGGGCGACGAGATCATCGTCGGGATCACCAAACATGCCAGCGAGCAATTGGGCGATGTGGTCTTCATCGAACTGCCAGAAGAGGGCAGGGAGGTCGAAGCCGGCGAAGAGATTGTCGTGATCGAATCCGTCAAGGCCGCCTCCGATATTACCGCTCCGGTCGCGGGTGTGATCACATCCGTGAACCGCGACCTTGCCGACAATCCCGGCAATGTGAATGAGGATCCGATGGTCGCGTGGTTCTTTCGGATCAAGCCCACCGAAGATGGCGTTCTGGATGGGTTCATGGACGAAGCGGCCTATAACGACCTGGTCGGGTAA
- a CDS encoding TRAP transporter permease codes for MTNEDNRSSNRGKAESELTADEVEALVREYDSESNFRNLAGPTAMVVTVASVILSLFHVYTAGFGLLNEVMHRTIHLAFVMGLIFLVFPRKRAQPTGRIWVQSLIFAGFYLYLLYSLVQTLPASSLKFVFTGVMLVLIALTLPFNRPGAEPGKVALRDWAFAAFGAGFSAYLTIFFQHIFIENVGSPPDPVYMIGLIAIVMTLEATRRTMGPMLAYIGIGCLLYALLGPYLPGILAHRGYGITRIVNHLFVGTEGIYGVAVGVVATYVFHFVLFGILAQMSGLGQLFIDLATIIAGRASGGSAKVSVVSSSFFGMISGSPIANTVTTGAFTIPLMKRSGFSGRFAGAVEASASCGGQVTPPIMGASAFVMTEMLGVPYNELILIAIVPAAFHYIAILLMVHLEAKRLGLKGLSGDKIPQFGAVVARSWHLFVPLTVMVAMLLMQYTPFLAAFWGIILTIIFSYVPLLMHALGNRTMDTSTVLTPPRLIRGFEDGAKFALAIGAACACVGFLLGMTTLTGLGFKFSAAVVQLAHDVAGFVIGLDFTGLLSENGMALFFGLIFVALACIIMGAGIPTTPTYIILASIAAPALTEFGVPLIATHFFVFYFGVLADVTPPVALAAYAAAGLARSEPMTTGTTAFRLSMGKALVPFMFIYAPNLLFVDFTPLEFVTALLSGVMGILALSAAYIGWFRRDLVLVEKILLTLGGLFLISTHWAAITIGALIVLAVLMRPVKAGMAEDG; via the coding sequence TTGACCAACGAAGACAATCGCTCCTCGAACCGGGGCAAGGCCGAAAGTGAGCTTACCGCTGACGAGGTGGAGGCGCTGGTTCGGGAATATGACTCCGAATCGAATTTCAGGAACCTTGCAGGCCCAACCGCGATGGTCGTGACCGTCGCCTCGGTCATCCTGTCGCTCTTTCACGTCTATACCGCGGGCTTCGGTCTGCTGAACGAGGTCATGCACCGGACGATCCACCTGGCCTTCGTCATGGGGCTGATCTTCCTCGTCTTTCCACGAAAGCGTGCGCAACCTACCGGGCGGATTTGGGTGCAATCCCTGATCTTCGCAGGGTTCTATCTCTATCTGCTCTACAGCCTGGTCCAGACACTGCCCGCGAGCTCGCTCAAATTCGTGTTCACCGGCGTCATGCTGGTTCTGATCGCTCTGACCCTGCCTTTCAACCGACCCGGGGCCGAGCCCGGAAAAGTGGCACTGCGTGACTGGGCCTTTGCCGCGTTCGGCGCGGGTTTCTCGGCCTATCTGACAATCTTCTTCCAACATATCTTCATCGAGAATGTCGGAAGTCCGCCCGATCCCGTCTACATGATCGGCCTGATCGCTATCGTCATGACGCTCGAGGCGACCCGTCGGACGATGGGACCGATGCTCGCCTATATCGGGATCGGCTGCCTGCTCTACGCGCTGTTGGGGCCATATCTTCCCGGTATCCTTGCCCATCGTGGCTATGGCATCACCCGTATCGTGAACCATCTTTTTGTCGGCACCGAAGGGATCTATGGCGTCGCTGTTGGCGTGGTCGCTACCTATGTGTTCCACTTCGTGCTCTTCGGCATTTTGGCGCAGATGAGCGGTCTAGGGCAGTTGTTCATCGACCTTGCCACGATCATCGCCGGTCGCGCCTCGGGCGGCTCGGCCAAGGTGTCGGTCGTGTCCTCCAGCTTTTTCGGAATGATTTCCGGTTCTCCCATCGCCAACACGGTCACGACCGGCGCCTTCACCATTCCGCTGATGAAAAGATCGGGGTTTTCCGGGCGCTTCGCCGGCGCAGTCGAAGCCTCGGCGTCATGCGGCGGACAGGTGACCCCGCCGATCATGGGGGCCTCTGCCTTCGTCATGACCGAGATGCTGGGCGTGCCCTATAACGAGCTGATCCTGATCGCGATCGTCCCGGCGGCCTTCCACTATATCGCCATCCTGTTGATGGTGCATCTCGAGGCCAAGCGTCTCGGGCTGAAGGGATTATCCGGGGACAAGATCCCGCAATTCGGCGCAGTCGTGGCAAGGTCATGGCATCTGTTCGTCCCGCTAACGGTGATGGTGGCGATGCTGTTGATGCAATATACGCCCTTCCTGGCCGCCTTCTGGGGCATCATCCTGACGATCATCTTCTCGTACGTGCCGCTCTTGATGCATGCGCTCGGCAACCGGACGATGGACACCTCGACCGTCCTGACGCCGCCGCGCCTGATACGGGGCTTCGAGGATGGGGCGAAATTCGCGCTGGCGATCGGCGCGGCCTGTGCCTGTGTTGGCTTCCTTCTGGGCATGACCACGCTGACCGGGCTGGGCTTCAAGTTCTCTGCCGCAGTGGTGCAGCTGGCCCATGACGTGGCGGGCTTCGTGATCGGGCTCGACTTCACCGGCCTGCTTTCCGAGAACGGAATGGCGTTGTTCTTCGGCCTGATCTTCGTGGCTCTCGCCTGCATCATCATGGGCGCCGGAATTCCCACCACGCCGACCTATATCATCCTTGCCTCGATCGCGGCCCCGGCCCTGACCGAATTCGGCGTGCCCCTCATCGCAACCCATTTCTTCGTGTTCTACTTCGGCGTTCTCGCCGATGTGACGCCGCCGGTGGCGCTTGCGGCCTATGCGGCGGCCGGCCTGGCGCGAAGCGAGCCGATGACGACCGGGACAACGGCGTTCCGGCTGTCGATGGGCAAGGCGCTGGTGCCATTCATGTTCATCTATGCGCCAAACCTGCTATTCGTCGATTTCACCCCGCTGGAATTCGTCACCGCATTGCTATCGGGGGTGATGGGTATCCTGGCGCTATCGGCGGCCTATATCGGCTGGTTCCGCCGGGATCTGGTGCTGGTCGAAAAGATCCTGCTCACATTGGGCGGATTGTTCCTGATCTCCACGCATTGGGCTGCGATCACGATCGGCGCGCTGATCGTGCTGGCGGTGCTGATGCGGCCCGTCAAAGCGGGCATGGCAGAGGACGGCTAA
- a CDS encoding HpcH/HpaI aldolase family protein, which produces MTRNPFKAALRERRRLPGFWLSLCSPTVTEIASQSGADWLLVDMEHSPGDLSQISDHLRAATGGGAEVVVRPPFSEPVMIKRLLDIGARNLMFPMIQTAEDAQQAVSWTRYPPHGIRGISATVRANRYARQKDYLQTYTEDMSIILQVETPQAIANIPRIAAVEGVDAIFIGPGDLAASMGHAGNSAAPEVRAKIVEAVTLIHEAGLPAGILGYGEETARGYFETDGIEFVAIAGDAWLLARHMDRMVSELK; this is translated from the coding sequence ATGACGCGCAATCCCTTCAAGGCGGCGTTGCGGGAACGCCGCAGATTGCCGGGCTTCTGGCTGTCGCTCTGCTCGCCCACGGTGACCGAGATCGCCTCGCAATCCGGCGCGGACTGGCTGCTGGTGGATATGGAGCATTCGCCGGGCGACCTGTCGCAGATCAGCGACCATTTGCGCGCCGCGACCGGCGGCGGGGCCGAGGTCGTCGTCCGCCCGCCCTTTTCCGAACCGGTGATGATCAAGCGGCTGCTCGATATCGGCGCGCGCAACCTGATGTTCCCGATGATCCAGACCGCCGAGGACGCGCAGCAGGCGGTCAGCTGGACGCGCTATCCTCCGCACGGTATTCGCGGCATCTCGGCCACGGTGCGGGCCAATCGCTATGCGCGGCAAAAGGACTACCTGCAAACCTATACCGAGGATATGAGCATCATCCTGCAGGTCGAAACCCCTCAGGCCATCGCCAATATCCCCCGGATTGCCGCGGTCGAGGGCGTCGATGCGATCTTCATCGGGCCGGGAGATCTTGCCGCCTCGATGGGACATGCCGGGAACAGTGCCGCCCCCGAGGTGCGCGCCAAGATCGTCGAGGCCGTGACCCTGATCCACGAAGCAGGGCTTCCCGCCGGTATCCTGGGCTATGGCGAAGAAACCGCCAGGGGCTATTTCGAAACCGACGGGATCGAGTTCGTTGCCATCGCGGGCGATGCCTGGCTTCTGGCCCGGCATATGGACCGGATGGTCAGCGAGCTGAAATAA